The following proteins are encoded in a genomic region of [Eubacterium] hominis:
- a CDS encoding CpsD/CapB family tyrosine-protein kinase, giving the protein MDIKIAPKRAKSDKGHRNVKTNQFAYTEIYRQLRTNIEYSSFEKNIQVVNAVSTNPAEGKSSVASNLATVSVAKYNNVLLIDCDLRKPVQHKIFKVSNKAGLSNLMRNFDSFDVNDDTYFQKFKDNTSEGRLFLLTSGTRVPNPGELLSSEKFKKLMEKLRTRFDFIVIDCPPISAVADAIPVSHVCDGTIFVISAKDTDKNEAKTALTELQRNGVNVLGSVMTMTEATAKHYYNYYYSNEGK; this is encoded by the coding sequence ATGGATATAAAGATAGCACCGAAAAGAGCGAAAAGCGATAAAGGTCATCGAAATGTCAAGACGAATCAGTTTGCGTATACAGAGATCTATCGTCAGCTTAGAACGAATATAGAATATTCAAGCTTTGAGAAGAACATTCAGGTGGTCAACGCTGTAAGTACCAATCCAGCAGAAGGAAAAAGCTCAGTGGCAAGTAATCTAGCAACGGTCAGTGTAGCGAAATACAACAATGTCCTTTTGATCGATTGTGACTTGAGAAAACCTGTACAGCACAAGATATTCAAAGTGTCCAATAAAGCAGGTTTAAGTAATCTGATGAGAAACTTTGACAGCTTCGATGTGAATGATGATACATATTTTCAGAAGTTCAAGGATAACACCAGCGAAGGCAGATTGTTTCTATTAACAAGTGGTACAAGGGTACCAAATCCTGGAGAACTATTGTCCAGTGAAAAATTCAAGAAGCTGATGGAAAAATTAAGAACACGATTTGATTTCATCGTGATCGATTGTCCACCAATCAGTGCCGTAGCGGATGCGATACCAGTATCGCATGTATGTGATGGAACGATCTTTGTCATCTCCGCAAAAGATACGGATAAGAATGAAGCAAAAACAGCGTTGACAGAACTTCAAAGAAACGGTGTCAATGTACTTGGCAGTGTGATGACGATGACAGAAGCAACTGCAAAACATTATTATAACTACTATTATTCCAATGAAGGCAAATAG
- a CDS encoding sialic acid O-acetyltransferase, with the protein MKLLIIGCGGHGRCCLEIAEAMNQYDEIAFLDDGHINEMIQGRKVIGKINDIDKYMQDFDEVFIAIGNNHFRKELIKKVESQNYKLATLIHPDSRTSKHSYIDKGTVIFPYACIESNARIGKGCIICSNTVINHDATVQDDCLIYSNSTIRAEAVIEEETRIGSNCCISFRGHVLKQSDIKDGEVV; encoded by the coding sequence ATGAAATTATTGATCATAGGGTGTGGAGGTCATGGAAGATGTTGTCTTGAAATTGCAGAGGCTATGAATCAATATGATGAGATAGCTTTTTTAGATGATGGACACATCAATGAGATGATCCAAGGAAGAAAAGTGATTGGAAAAATCAATGATATCGATAAGTATATGCAAGATTTTGATGAGGTATTTATAGCTATTGGAAATAATCATTTCCGTAAAGAATTGATCAAAAAAGTAGAAAGTCAAAACTATAAATTAGCCACTTTGATACATCCTGATTCCAGAACATCTAAACATTCTTATATTGATAAAGGAACGGTTATTTTTCCATATGCCTGTATTGAAAGCAATGCGAGGATAGGAAAAGGATGTATCATTTGCAGCAATACTGTCATAAATCATGATGCGACCGTTCAAGATGATTGTTTGATCTATTCTAATTCAACGATAAGAGCGGAGGCAGTTATTGAAGAAGAAACAAGAATTGGAAGTAACTGCTGTATCAGCTTTCGAGGTCACGTCTTAAAACAAAGTGATATCAAAGATGGAGAAGTAGTATGA
- a CDS encoding capsular biosynthesis protein → MSFIDTHCHLAWGIDDGFQEMEDSESALRVMEKDGITAMIATPHFVPGQLDDDVIRVMDERINDLRMLARPYNVKVYEGCELFLNHEYLDVLDSGQYHTMAKSRYLLCEFDVRKNIKNNDEVEDMLYEITVKGLIPVIAHVERYFHDGIDIERVQSWVDMGCKVQINRTSILGMHGSTIQKNAHKLIRSNLAHIIASDAHRPSGNRICLLSDVYQYVKDTYGEENADILMKRNPKHIIDDEELEDIQIEQKKSIFRKLWRK, encoded by the coding sequence ATGAGTTTCATAGATACCCATTGCCATCTGGCATGGGGAATTGATGATGGATTTCAGGAAATGGAAGATAGTGAGTCAGCGTTAAGAGTAATGGAAAAAGATGGTATCACAGCAATGATCGCCACACCACACTTTGTGCCAGGACAGTTAGATGATGACGTCATTCGTGTAATGGATGAGCGCATCAATGATCTAAGGATGCTCGCAAGACCATATAACGTAAAGGTATATGAAGGTTGTGAACTGTTCTTAAATCATGAATATTTAGATGTACTGGATAGTGGTCAATATCATACTATGGCAAAAAGCAGGTATCTGTTATGTGAGTTCGATGTACGAAAGAACATCAAAAACAATGATGAAGTAGAAGATATGCTGTATGAGATCACAGTGAAAGGTTTGATTCCTGTGATTGCCCATGTGGAACGATATTTCCATGATGGTATCGATATCGAGCGTGTACAAAGCTGGGTAGATATGGGCTGTAAGGTGCAGATCAATCGTACCAGTATCTTAGGCATGCATGGTTCTACGATACAGAAGAATGCACATAAACTGATTAGATCCAATCTGGCACATATCATCGCAAGTGATGCACACCGACCTAGTGGAAACAGAATTTGTCTATTATCGGATGTTTATCAATATGTGAAAGATACTTATGGAGAAGAAAACGCTGATATCTTAATGAAACGAAATCCAAAACATATCATCGATGATGAAGAACTGGAAGATATCCAGATAGAGCAGAAGAAATCAATATTCAGAAAATTATGGAGGAAATAG
- a CDS encoding polysaccharide biosynthesis protein, with product MSKKVIHPRMILFVIWDVFSIAFVSYISLLLRFDGNIPTEYTSNMVHTVLPVVVCGVLVFYLFHLYKSLWEFASLTEMRNIVLGSLVASLLNIAVCVMTDNPMPKSSYFIFFLMLTAMTGGSRFLYRFLRSYKSKTATKNKEASHVMIIGAGEAGEKIAKEIMHSACIYKEVKCFIDDDSTKWNRSIHNIPVVGGRDAILEAVKKYEIQEIFIAMPSVSRKEMADILNICKQTKCQLKKLPGMYQFVNGDISISKFKDVEIQDLLGREPIKVNMDDIMGYVKDKVVMITGGGGSIGSELCRQIASKDPKQIIIVDVYENNAYDIQLELKHDYPNLKLETLIASVRDKGKVDDLFKKYHPDIVYHAAAHKHVPLMEDAPNEAIKNNVFGTLNVVKACDKYGTQKFILISTDKAVNPTNIMGATKRLCEMIIQTYNKKSKTDYVAVRFGNVLGSNGSVIPLFKKQIEQGGPVTVTHPDIIRFFMTIPEAVSLVLQAGAYAKGGEIFILDMGEPVKIADMARNLIRLSGYEPDVDIKIEYTGLRPGEKLYEEMLMKEEGMQTTPNKLIHIGKPIELDEEHFFLQLEKLYEAAYAETDQMRELVKQVVPTYHPEPVEG from the coding sequence ATGAGTAAAAAAGTAATACATCCAAGAATGATCTTGTTCGTCATCTGGGATGTATTTTCTATTGCATTTGTCAGTTATATCTCATTGCTGTTGAGATTTGATGGAAACATCCCAACAGAATATACGAGCAATATGGTACACACGGTGTTGCCAGTCGTTGTTTGTGGAGTCTTGGTGTTCTATCTGTTTCATCTGTATAAGAGCTTATGGGAATTTGCTTCACTTACAGAAATGAGAAATATCGTATTAGGTTCATTGGTCGCAAGTTTATTGAACATCGCAGTCTGTGTCATGACAGACAACCCAATGCCAAAATCAAGCTACTTCATTTTCTTTTTGATGCTTACAGCAATGACTGGTGGATCAAGGTTCTTATATCGATTCTTGAGAAGTTATAAGAGCAAGACAGCAACGAAAAATAAAGAAGCTAGCCATGTGATGATCATTGGCGCAGGTGAAGCTGGAGAAAAGATTGCGAAAGAGATCATGCATTCTGCATGTATCTATAAAGAAGTGAAATGCTTCATCGATGATGACAGTACGAAATGGAATCGCAGTATCCATAACATCCCTGTCGTTGGTGGAAGAGATGCAATATTGGAAGCAGTGAAGAAATATGAAATCCAGGAGATCTTCATTGCAATGCCATCGGTATCAAGAAAAGAGATGGCAGATATCCTGAATATCTGTAAACAGACAAAATGTCAGTTGAAGAAACTTCCAGGCATGTATCAATTCGTGAATGGAGATATCAGTATTTCAAAATTCAAAGATGTAGAGATTCAAGATTTACTTGGCAGAGAACCAATCAAAGTCAATATGGATGACATCATGGGATATGTAAAAGATAAAGTCGTCATGATCACAGGTGGTGGAGGTTCGATTGGAAGTGAGTTGTGTAGACAGATCGCATCGAAAGATCCTAAACAGATCATCATCGTGGATGTGTATGAAAACAATGCTTATGATATCCAACTAGAATTAAAACACGATTATCCAAATCTGAAGTTAGAAACATTGATCGCATCAGTACGAGATAAAGGCAAAGTCGATGATCTATTCAAAAAGTATCATCCAGATATCGTGTATCATGCGGCAGCACATAAGCATGTGCCATTGATGGAAGATGCACCAAATGAAGCCATCAAGAACAACGTGTTTGGAACGTTGAATGTCGTGAAAGCATGCGATAAGTATGGGACACAAAAGTTTATCCTTATCTCAACAGATAAGGCAGTTAATCCTACGAATATCATGGGAGCAACAAAACGTTTATGTGAAATGATCATCCAGACCTACAACAAGAAATCAAAGACCGATTATGTTGCGGTAAGATTTGGAAATGTACTTGGTTCTAATGGTTCTGTCATCCCATTGTTTAAAAAACAAATCGAACAGGGCGGACCTGTGACAGTCACACATCCAGATATCATTCGATTCTTCATGACGATACCTGAAGCTGTATCTTTAGTATTGCAGGCAGGCGCATATGCCAAAGGTGGAGAGATCTTTATCTTAGATATGGGAGAGCCAGTAAAGATAGCAGACATGGCAAGAAATTTGATCCGTTTATCAGGATATGAACCAGATGTCGATATCAAGATTGAATATACAGGACTTCGCCCAGGTGAGAAATTATATGAAGAGATGCTGATGAAAGAAGAAGGTATGCAGACAACACCTAACAAACTGATTCATATTGGAAAACCAATTGAATTGGATGAAGAGCACTTCTTCTTACAGTTAGAGAAATTATATGAGGCAGCGTATGCAGAAACAGATCAGATGAGAGAACTGGTAAAACAGGTGGTACCAACCTATCATCCTGAACCAGTGGAAGGATGA